A single Rattus norvegicus strain BN/NHsdMcwi chromosome 5, GRCr8, whole genome shotgun sequence DNA region contains:
- the Chp1l1 gene encoding calcineurin B homologous protein 1-like, whose product MGSRASTLLRDEELEEIKKETGFSHSQITRLYSRFTSLDKGENGTLSREDFQRIPELAINPLGDRIINAFFSEGEDQVNFRGFMRTLAHFRPIEDNEKSKDVNGLEPLNSRSNKLHFAFRLYDLDKDDKISRDELLQVLRMMVGVNISDEQLGSIADRTIQEADQDGDSAISFTEFVKVLEKVDVEQKMSIRFLH is encoded by the coding sequence ATGGGGTCTCGGGCCTCCACGTTACTGCGGGACGAAGAGCTCGAGGAGATCAAGAAGGAGACTGGCTTTTCCCACAGTCAGATCACACGCCTGTACAGCCGCTTCACCAGCCTGGACAAAGGGGAGAACGGAACTCTCAGCCGGGAAGATTTCCAGAGGATTCCAGAACTTGCCATCAACCCACTGGGGGACCGGATCAtcaatgccttcttctcagaGGGAGAGGATCAGGTAAACTTCCGAGGATTCATGAGAACTTTGGCTCATTTCCGACCCATTGAGGATAACGAAAAGAGCAAAGATGTGAATGGACTGGAACCCCTCAACAGCCGGAGCAACAAACTGCACTTTGCTTTCAGACTTTATGACTTGGATAAAGATGACAAGATCTCCCGCGATGAGCTGTTACAGGTACTGCGAATGATGGTCGGAGTGAATATCTCAGATGAGCAGCTGGGCAGTATTGCAGACAGGACCATCCAGGAGGCTGACCAAGATGGAGACAGTGCCATATCTTTTACAGAATTTGTTAAGGTTTTGGAGAAGGTGGATGTAGAACAGAAGATGAGCATCCGATTTCTTCACTAA